A window from Exiguobacterium marinum DSM 16307 encodes these proteins:
- a CDS encoding cysteine hydrolase family protein: MQNHALVVIDIQNDITKNYKAIIDNINKAIDWAVAKKLHIVYIRHENLSAGTRTFKTGTRGAELAPDLKIMSDHVFTKYKGNALTSEAFATFIEQNGIDTFYITGADATACVKSTCYNLRKSDYEVSVLSDCISSYDLKKIEDMIVYYESKGCSILQSEDLSA; the protein is encoded by the coding sequence ATGCAGAATCATGCGTTGGTCGTCATTGATATTCAAAATGACATCACAAAAAATTATAAAGCAATCATCGACAACATTAACAAAGCGATTGATTGGGCGGTCGCAAAGAAGTTACATATCGTCTATATCCGACATGAAAATTTATCAGCAGGGACTAGAACTTTTAAAACAGGGACGCGAGGAGCGGAATTAGCACCAGATTTGAAAATCATGTCCGACCACGTGTTCACGAAATACAAGGGCAACGCCTTGACGAGCGAGGCGTTTGCGACGTTTATTGAACAAAATGGCATCGATACCTTCTATATCACTGGTGCTGATGCTACTGCTTGTGTGAAGTCGACTTGCTACAATCTGCGGAAATCCGACTATGAGGTCAGTGTTCTATCAGATTGCATCTCGAGTTACGATTTGAAGAAGATTGAGGATATGATTGTGTATTATGAGAGTAAAGGTTGTTCCATCCTCCAGTCAGAGGACCTGTCGGCGTAA
- a CDS encoding SCO family protein: MKRNSYMTVGLTVLTLVVIGVAVYFVFFNQDDLPVIQEPTPFTLTNALNEETYNSDNGKVKIVTFFYTNCPDICPLTLRDFMKLEKELKDENLYGSDVELVAITVDPDVDTVPVLKNYGEAFQAEPTGWKMLTGDQVDIDRITRQLQFYYSKANSGLVTHATTMYVIDRHHDVRAVAQMATAGDDPVDIESIMEDVKVLANEKE, from the coding sequence ATGAAACGGAATAGCTATATGACGGTCGGTTTGACCGTCTTGACGCTTGTTGTCATCGGAGTAGCCGTGTATTTTGTTTTCTTCAATCAAGACGACCTACCCGTCATTCAAGAGCCAACCCCGTTCACATTGACGAACGCATTAAATGAAGAGACGTACAATTCCGATAATGGAAAAGTGAAAATCGTGACGTTCTTTTACACGAACTGTCCAGATATTTGTCCGCTCACGTTACGTGATTTCATGAAGCTCGAAAAAGAATTAAAAGATGAGAACTTATACGGCTCAGACGTAGAACTCGTCGCCATCACGGTCGACCCGGACGTGGATACCGTGCCCGTACTTAAAAACTATGGTGAGGCGTTCCAAGCGGAGCCGACGGGATGGAAGATGTTGACGGGAGACCAGGTCGACATCGACCGCATCACGCGTCAACTTCAATTTTATTATTCCAAGGCGAACAGTGGACTCGTGACGCACGCGACGACGATGTACGTCATCGACCGTCACCATGATGTACGTGCTGTCGCTCAGATGGCAACGGCAGGGGATGACCCGGTCGATATCGAATCTATCATGGAGGACGTGAAAGTGCTCGCGAATGAAAAGGAGTGA